GAGCTTGTCCCATGGAATAATCGTCATCCCAGCCGCGAATAGCAAAGGATAAATCGTGACCTTTACAAAAAAATGATACAAGCCAATCGCACCTTGATGCATGGCGGGCGACACTAGATTCAACAGCTTGACTAGGATCGCAATCAAAAGCATCGCGATTGGCGCTGGCCAGCCAAACAATTGATGCGTAAGCACCCCAATTAAATAAAAAGAAATTGCCGTCATCCCGGTTGCCGCCACTTCTGTGAGCAAAGGCCGGGCATCTTCATGCGAATTCTCTGCTTTAACGGTATCGTCTTTTTCTTTATCCGTTTTTAACAAACATCCATCCCCTGAAAAGCGTGGGTAATAACGCCCCAAAAGATTCAGTGCGGCCGCCAATATAATGACAAAAAGGTTGGCGAATATAATTGCAGGTAGAACTTGGGCTAATAAATCACCCTGAGGCTGACCTAGGATTTTTGCATAGCCGATTGATAGCGGAATCGCGCCTTCGCCGAGCCCACCAGCCATGATAGGGACAACAATAAAGAAAATAATATGGAATAAATCAAGTCCTACCGCTAAGCCCACTAAAGTGCCCGTTATTGCGGCCACAATCGAGCCCATCAATAGTGGAGCGAAAATTTTTATAAATCCCTGGATCAACACCTGGCGATCCATGCTCAGCACACTCCCGACAATCACGGCAACGATAAATAGATAAATCGGGTGGTTATTTTCCCAAAAGGCTTGAATAGGGAGCACAAAATCCGCCGGCAGTAACTGGTGAGCGACCAAATAGGCGGGGACAAAAGTCACGATAATGACCGAGCCCCCAATGCGGCGAAAAAAAGGAATTGCTTGACCAACTGCAGAGCAGGTATAGCCACATACCGCCAACAAGGCAATCATTGTGCAAATATTGTTACCCATGAGCTGATGGTTCAGCACCATAGTCGCTAAACATGCCACCAAAATTAAATAAACCGGCAATGGAATAATACCGATTGATTTACGCGATAGGGCTTGCAAAGTTTTAAGCGAAAAATATTCTTTATAACGCTTAAGTACTAATTCTTTAAAAGTCATAGATTGACGTTTATTCATCAGTAAGTCTCCTTTTTCAGAGGCTGTGCAAAGTTGCGTAGACGGTCACAGCACCTACGGTTTATGCCCGCGAAAGAGCCTGTACTCGCGGTCTAATAGCGTTATCAACGCTCTTTTCTAATTCCAAAAAAGATAAAAATAACCCAATTGATGGATAATGTAAACTATTTTAGTTAAATATCTCATAAAAAGTTTAGCCTAAAGGAGAGATGATGCGGCAGAATCGCTTTATGCCAACCAATCAAGAAAGAAGTAGTTTTTCAGAGCGTTTGCGACTCGCATTAAAGCGAGGTCATAAGCCTGTAAAAGGGGCGACGGATTTAGCACGCCTTTTTAATCTACAGCATGACGGCACAGGTGTTTCAGTGCAAACTACGCACAAATGGTTAAGCGGCCGCGCCATTCCAACTACGGAAAAAATCAGAACGTTAGCTGAATGGCTTGGCGTTAGTGAGCATTGGTTGCATTACGGGCCGCCACCCGATTCAAGCTTATTAAAGGTCAAAGAAACCAAACTTCAACAAGCTAAGTACCCAACTTCGCCTGAGACCATTGAGCTGGCTAAAAAAAATTGAGGCATTGCCCGAACATCAAAAATACTTGGTAGAAGAGTTAATCACTCAGTTTTACGGGCAAGGACCAGAATAAGTCAGCTGGCGTTTTAGAACACGAGAAACGGCGGAGCGGAGCCCTTCCGAGGCCGCCATCATAAAATCCATACGTTGTTGCCACCACACTGCCATAACTTAGCTTTAGTTATTCTATTTGAAACGCTGAAAGGACAGCATACGGATATTTCTATTGTAGCTTCCACACCTACCTTACATCATTTTGTCTGTGCTGGTTAGTTCTTGAAAGCCGGTTTTAGCCTATCTTAAAGCCGGGGCATCATCACTCAAATTCAACTCTTCATACCGTCCTTTCGGCCTACATAATATCGAGTAAACGATTACGCAGCCTCTGGTAAATCGGCTACGTATGCTATTGGGTGGCCTAAATGGGTAAACTCGCTCATCTTTATTGCGGCGTACTTAAATCGCGCACGCCTCACAATGAAAATTTTGGAAATAGCGTTTGTGCCCATATGCAAACCCACTCAAACTCGAGCCGCGAGCTTGTCGCACGCAAACAA
The Mycoavidus cysteinexigens genome window above contains:
- a CDS encoding 2-hydroxycarboxylate transporter family protein, whose protein sequence is MNKRQSMTFKELVLKRYKEYFSLKTLQALSRKSIGIIPLPVYLILVACLATMVLNHQLMGNNICTMIALLAVCGYTCSAVGQAIPFFRRIGGSVIIVTFVPAYLVAHQLLPADFVLPIQAFWENNHPIYLFIVAVIVGSVLSMDRQVLIQGFIKIFAPLLMGSIVAAITGTLVGLAVGLDLFHIIFFIVVPIMAGGLGEGAIPLSIGYAKILGQPQGDLLAQVLPAIIFANLFVIILAAALNLLGRYYPRFSGDGCLLKTDKEKDDTVKAENSHEDARPLLTEVAATGMTAISFYLIGVLTHQLFGWPAPIAMLLIAILVKLLNLVSPAMHQGAIGLYHFFVKVTIYPLLFAAGMTIIPWDKLTAAFNLPFIVTVFATVISLMATGFLVGRKVGLFPIEAAIVTGCHSGMGGSGDIAILSAAHRLSLMPFAQISTRIGGVIVVIIALLAIGFLN